Proteins encoded in a region of the Pseudomonas sp. PDNC002 genome:
- a CDS encoding LysR family transcriptional regulator yields MLGNLSDIDLRLLRTFCTIVEAGGFTAAQVRLNTSLSRLSVLVRDLELRLGYSLCRRGSSGFQLTDEGQELYEAALGLFVDIERFREQVTGLGGRDRETLHLGCVDGVLGQHCWPLPLAIQLFRRDCPRVRLNLHTQRPDELENAVLEERLQLAIGAFHHRLSGLRYQPLFSEEQNLYCAREHPFFARQDDEPTLEQICAAEYVGRGYMAESRRPHGLVFSRATNAYSMEAIANLVFSGTFIGYLPSHYASEWVADGRLRAIRPAQLAYVSEFHCVTRQGAEPGEALAAFLDALERAQARLGNGVALA; encoded by the coding sequence ATGCTGGGCAATCTTTCCGATATCGACCTGCGCCTGCTGCGCACCTTCTGCACCATCGTCGAGGCGGGCGGCTTCACCGCCGCCCAGGTGCGCCTGAACACCAGTCTGTCGCGCCTGAGCGTGCTGGTGCGTGATCTCGAACTGCGCCTGGGCTATTCGCTCTGTCGGCGCGGCAGCAGCGGCTTCCAGCTCACCGATGAGGGCCAGGAGCTGTACGAGGCGGCGCTGGGCCTGTTCGTCGACATCGAGCGCTTCCGCGAACAGGTCACCGGCCTGGGGGGGCGCGACCGTGAAACCCTGCACCTGGGCTGTGTCGATGGTGTGCTCGGCCAGCATTGCTGGCCCCTGCCACTGGCAATCCAGCTGTTCCGCCGGGACTGCCCGCGGGTGCGCCTGAACCTGCATACGCAGCGCCCGGATGAACTGGAAAACGCCGTCCTGGAAGAGCGCCTGCAACTGGCCATCGGCGCCTTCCACCACCGCTTGTCCGGCCTTCGCTACCAGCCCCTGTTCAGCGAGGAGCAGAACCTTTACTGCGCCCGCGAGCATCCGTTCTTCGCCCGCCAGGACGACGAGCCGACGCTGGAGCAGATCTGCGCCGCCGAGTATGTCGGGCGCGGCTACATGGCGGAAAGCCGGCGGCCCCACGGCCTGGTGTTCAGCCGCGCGACCAATGCCTACAGCATGGAGGCCATCGCCAACCTGGTGTTCAGCGGCACCTTCATCGGCTACCTGCCGAGCCACTACGCGAGCGAGTGGGTGGCCGATGGTCGGTTGCGCGCGATCCGTCCGGCGCAACTGGCCTATGTCTCGGAATTCCATTGCGTCACGCGCCAGGGGGCCGAGCCCGGCGAGGCGCTCGCGGCTTTCCTCGATGCGCTGGAGCGCGCCCAGGCACGACTGGGCAATGGCGTGGCGCTGGCATGA
- a CDS encoding GFA family protein → MSKVHAGGCHCGQLRYECDAELTDVAHCHCSICRRTTGGIVTTWVTVPLKSFRWTHGKPAEYPSSPPCVRYFCRNCGAQLALFTDQAPDTMDITTATLEEVETVLPNRHIWVNSRLPWIHLDEQLEEEWEEKL, encoded by the coding sequence ATGAGTAAGGTGCATGCCGGCGGCTGCCATTGCGGACAGCTGCGCTACGAGTGCGATGCCGAGCTGACGGACGTCGCCCATTGCCATTGCTCGATCTGCCGGCGCACCACTGGCGGCATCGTCACCACCTGGGTCACTGTGCCGCTGAAGAGCTTCCGCTGGACCCACGGCAAACCAGCCGAGTACCCCTCTTCACCGCCGTGCGTGCGCTACTTCTGCCGCAACTGTGGCGCCCAGCTGGCGCTGTTCACGGACCAGGCGCCGGACACGATGGATATCACCACGGCGACGCTGGAGGAGGTCGAAACGGTGCTGCCCAACCGGCATATCTGGGTGAACAGCCGGCTGCCGTGGATTCACCTGGACGAGCAGCTGGAAGAGGAGTGGGAGGAGAAGCTCTAG
- a CDS encoding phytanoyl-CoA dioxygenase family protein — protein MNALRALHDEGFVLLRGLLGVAQVAEVRALIDDLRPLHWDYEGLVDHYKCVFNRSPRWLPYLDPSGLIELAEAALGDDCHVIGQTAWRCHPGFIGAELHQDYLPVALPAVDVPMFICTAQIYLDDIDEALCPTWVVPGSHRAGRAPQPDEYEWQGRAAEPVLCRAGDCLLFRSDLWHAGSRNTSQRTRYLLQVHYGRRMVAQKFSPYLDWAFNPQVLAACTPRQRRLLGDHEAAEYD, from the coding sequence ATGAACGCCTTGCGCGCCTTGCACGACGAAGGCTTCGTCCTGTTGCGCGGCCTGCTGGGCGTGGCGCAAGTCGCTGAGGTGCGCGCACTGATCGACGACCTGCGGCCGCTGCACTGGGACTATGAGGGCCTGGTGGATCACTACAAATGCGTGTTCAACCGTTCGCCGCGCTGGCTGCCGTATCTCGATCCGTCGGGGCTTATCGAGCTGGCCGAAGCGGCGCTGGGCGATGACTGCCATGTGATCGGCCAGACCGCCTGGCGTTGCCACCCCGGCTTCATCGGCGCAGAGCTGCATCAGGACTATCTGCCCGTGGCGCTGCCCGCCGTCGATGTGCCGATGTTCATCTGCACCGCGCAGATCTACCTCGACGATATCGACGAGGCGCTGTGCCCGACCTGGGTAGTTCCCGGCAGCCATCGCGCCGGCCGCGCGCCGCAGCCGGACGAGTACGAGTGGCAGGGCAGGGCCGCCGAACCGGTGCTGTGCCGCGCCGGCGACTGCCTGCTGTTCCGCAGCGACTTGTGGCATGCCGGCAGTCGCAATACGAGCCAGCGCACGCGCTATCTTCTGCAGGTGCACTATGGCCGGCGCATGGTCGCGCAGAAGTTCTCGCCCTACCTGGACTGGGCGTTCAACCCCCAGGTATTGGCCGCCTGCACGCCGCGCCAGCGCCGTCTGCTGGGTGACCATGAGGCGGCGGAATACGATTGA
- a CDS encoding sodium:solute symporter, whose translation MLLDYLIMLVYALGMLALGWYGMRKARNQNDFLVAGRRLGPGLYLGTMAAVVLGGASTIGTVKLGYLYGLSGLWLVFMLGLGIIVLSLVFSRQIAKLKVYTVTQILEQRYQASSRLIGGIVMVAYDLMVAVTATIAIGSVTEVVFDVPRIPAILCGGGIVIFYSVIGGMWSLTLTDIIQFVIKTLGIFAVLLPMSIHEAGGLSRMQEVLPAGFFDLGHIGLDTILTYFLLYFFGALIGQDIWQRVFTARSEKVVRYAGLGAGIYCMLYGLACALIGAAAHVLIPNLAVPENAYAEVTRQVLEPGVRGLVVAAALSAIMSTASGCLLAAATVLQEDVYARFLRPGAPNGLRESRLFTLLMGVVMLVLACLVNDVIGALSIAYNLLVGGLLVPILGALLWRRASARGAIASIVVGSVVVVLFMAIDGILANTPIAYGLLASLVTFVVVSLAGKPAIGLQPQAD comes from the coding sequence ATGCTGCTCGATTACCTGATCATGCTGGTCTACGCCCTGGGCATGCTTGCCCTGGGCTGGTACGGAATGCGCAAGGCGCGCAACCAGAACGACTTCCTCGTCGCCGGGCGCCGCTTAGGCCCGGGCCTTTACCTGGGCACCATGGCCGCCGTGGTGCTTGGCGGCGCGTCCACCATCGGTACGGTGAAGCTCGGCTATCTCTACGGGCTGTCCGGCCTGTGGCTGGTGTTCATGCTGGGCCTGGGGATCATCGTCCTCAGCCTGGTGTTCTCGCGGCAGATCGCCAAGCTCAAGGTCTACACCGTCACGCAGATCCTCGAGCAGCGCTACCAGGCGTCCTCGCGGCTGATCGGCGGGATCGTGATGGTCGCCTACGACCTGATGGTGGCGGTCACCGCGACCATCGCCATCGGCTCGGTGACCGAGGTGGTCTTCGATGTGCCGCGTATACCGGCGATCCTCTGCGGCGGCGGCATCGTCATCTTCTACTCGGTGATCGGCGGCATGTGGTCGCTGACCCTCACCGACATCATCCAGTTCGTGATCAAGACCCTCGGCATCTTCGCCGTGCTGCTGCCCATGTCGATCCACGAGGCGGGCGGCCTGTCGCGCATGCAGGAGGTGCTGCCGGCGGGCTTCTTCGACCTTGGCCACATCGGCCTCGACACCATCCTCACCTACTTCCTGCTGTACTTCTTCGGCGCCCTGATCGGGCAGGACATCTGGCAGCGCGTGTTCACTGCGCGCAGCGAGAAGGTGGTGCGCTACGCCGGCCTCGGCGCCGGTATCTACTGCATGCTTTACGGCCTGGCCTGCGCGCTGATCGGCGCCGCCGCCCACGTGCTGATCCCCAACCTGGCGGTGCCGGAGAACGCCTACGCCGAGGTCACCCGGCAGGTACTGGAGCCGGGCGTGCGCGGGCTGGTGGTAGCGGCAGCGCTGTCGGCCATCATGTCCACCGCCTCCGGCTGCCTGCTCGCCGCCGCCACTGTGCTGCAGGAGGACGTCTACGCACGTTTCCTGCGCCCCGGTGCGCCCAATGGCCTGCGTGAGAGCCGCCTGTTCACCCTGCTGATGGGCGTGGTGATGCTGGTCCTGGCGTGCCTGGTGAACGACGTCATCGGCGCGCTGAGCATTGCCTACAACCTGCTGGTGGGCGGCCTGCTGGTGCCGATCCTTGGCGCGCTGCTGTGGCGCCGCGCATCGGCCCGCGGGGCGATCGCCAGCATCGTCGTCGGCAGCGTCGTGGTGGTCCTGTTCATGGCCATCGACGGCATCCTCGCCAACACCCCCATCGCCTATGGCCTGCTCGCCAGCCTGGTCACCTTCGTGGTGGTCAGCCTCGCCGGCAAGCCTGCCATCGGCCTGCAGCCGCAGGCCGACTGA
- the speB gene encoding agmatinase yields the protein MTHDFPQPMDAAEIPRFAGIPSFMRLPIFEDPAQLDIALLGVPWDGGTTNRAGARHGPREVRNQSSLMRKVHHVSHIAPYELVRVGDIGDAPVNPIDLLDSLKRIEGFYRRIHAAGAIPLSVGGDHLVTLPIFRALAAERPIGMVHFDAHSDTNDRYFGDNPYTHGTPFRRAIEEGLLDPKRTVQIGIRGSIYDADDEAFARECGIRVIHMEEFADLGVEATLAEVHRVVGQEPTYVTFDVDVLDPAFAPGTGTPEIGGMTTLQAQHMIRGLQGLNLIGADVVEVSPPFDQGGATALVGATMMFELLCVLADSLAARR from the coding sequence GTGACCCATGATTTCCCGCAACCGATGGACGCCGCCGAGATTCCCCGCTTCGCCGGCATTCCCAGTTTCATGCGCCTGCCCATCTTCGAAGACCCGGCCCAGCTGGACATCGCGCTGCTCGGCGTGCCCTGGGACGGTGGCACCACCAACCGCGCCGGCGCCCGCCATGGTCCGCGCGAGGTGCGCAACCAGTCCAGCCTGATGCGCAAGGTGCACCATGTCAGCCACATCGCTCCCTACGAGCTGGTGCGCGTCGGCGACATCGGCGATGCGCCGGTGAACCCCATCGACCTGCTCGATTCGCTTAAGCGCATCGAGGGCTTCTACCGGCGCATTCACGCCGCTGGCGCCATCCCGCTGTCGGTGGGCGGCGACCACCTGGTGACGCTGCCGATCTTCCGCGCGCTGGCCGCCGAGCGGCCCATCGGCATGGTGCATTTCGACGCCCATTCCGACACCAACGACCGCTATTTCGGCGACAACCCGTACACCCATGGCACGCCGTTCCGCCGCGCCATCGAAGAGGGGCTGCTCGATCCGAAACGCACGGTGCAGATTGGCATCCGCGGTTCGATCTACGACGCAGACGATGAAGCCTTTGCCCGGGAGTGCGGCATCCGCGTGATCCACATGGAAGAGTTCGCCGACCTGGGTGTCGAGGCAACGCTGGCTGAGGTGCACCGCGTGGTGGGGCAGGAGCCGACCTACGTGACCTTCGACGTCGATGTGCTCGACCCGGCCTTCGCGCCCGGCACCGGCACGCCGGAGATCGGCGGCATGACCACGCTGCAGGCCCAGCACATGATCCGCGGCCTGCAAGGTCTGAACCTGATCGGCGCGGATGTGGTGGAAGTCTCGCCGCCGTTCGACCAGGGCGGGGCGACTGCGCTGGTGGGCGCGACCATGATGTTCGAGCTGCTCTGCGTGCTCGCCGACTCGCTGGCCGCTCGCCGCTGA